GGATTCTTCCAGTCGCTTTGATTTTGTGACAACGGATCATTATCACGCAATTTGTGAAGAGTGTGGAAAAATTGTAGATTTTCATTACCCTGGTCTGGATGAGGTGGAGCACCTTGCTTCTCACGTTACAGGCTTTAAAGTAAATAATCATCGTATGGAAGTATACGGCACGTGCCGTGATTGCGATGCAAAAAAAGAAGCCCACTAAAGGCTTCTTTTTTTATGCTAAAAAACTGATAAAAAAAGAAGCCTTTGTTCAGGCTTCTTTATCAGCTGTCGTTTTCTTTTTCTTCTTATTGTAATCTTCGTTGAAGTCTTTTCCTTCAAGTTCAGGATCAAGCGTCAGCGGCTCGCGACAGTGCATACACATGTCCACACGCCCTAAAACCTTCGTCGGCTTCTCACAATTCGGACACGTCACGACGACTGCCCGCGTGGAAAGCATACCAATCCAGAAATACACGACCATACTGAACAGAATGGATAACATCCCGAGTACGATAAAAATCAGCATGATAATAGGATTATCTCTAAAGAAAATACCGCCGTACATAATTAAAACACCAAAGAAAATAAGTGCGAGTGCAAATGAACGGATTTTATTAATTTTATTTGAATAAGCTTTTGCCATGATTGTCCCTCCCGGACTTTTACTATATCATAGAAAACTGTCCATTAAAGTAAAAAAACGTGACGGATTATTTACGAATCAAATTTAAAGGAAATAGCAAGATCTTGTCGAAATAAATTCAGGACGGATTTAATTGAAGAAGGAGCTATTGCACATGGAAGATATTTTGCGCCCCATCTACCAGGAACGAGCCAGCCAGCCGAATACACTCGGCATTGTCATCATGGAAAAACGGGATAAACAAAGTCCAATCACTGACACATTTGATACGATTCTCTTAATAGTAGTAAAAGAAGCGGAACATCCGGTTTTTATTAAGCATTACACTTACGAGGACAGAAAAGCGGCCATGCATCTTGTAACAGAAAAGCAGCTGAACGAGTGGCTGCTGCTTGGCAGCAACAGAAAAATGGTTGAATGGTTACTGACCGGCAAGATCGTTTTTGATCGGAATGAGTATATCGACAACCTTCGAACGGAACTGAAGGATTTCCCTTTTTACGGTCGGAAGATCAAGATGGGAATCGAATTTGCAAAGCTAATCAGAAGATATATGGACGGCAAAGCCTTCTTTGAAACGAGACATTTTCTCGATGCATACAATCATGTTGTTCACTCCCTGCATCATCTGGCCCGCCTTGCTGTGATCGAAAATGGATTTCATCCTGAGGTTACGGTATGGAACCAGGTCAAACAGATTGAGCCGGAGATTTATAAACTATATGAAGAGCTTGTAAATAGTGAAGAGAGTATTGAGAAGAGACTTGAGCTTTTATTTCTTGCAAGTGAATTTCTGATCCATTCAAGAACTGAAGTCGGAGCTTCACATTTGATCGGCATTATGAGTGAAAAACAAGAGTGGAGCTTTCAGGAGCTGCAATTTCATCAGGAGATCTCCTATTATTCAGTTGACCTTGCAGTTATGATTGAGTTTTTAATTGAAAAAGGAACGTTAAAAACGAAAGCTGTAGAAACAAAGGGTAAAGGTATCTATCATCGATATTACTTCATTGAAGAACAAGTTTAATAACATCCAGAAGGCAGGATAACGTCCGCAAACGTTTTGTCCTGCCTTCCACATTACAATCAGCAATGCTTGG
This genomic stretch from Jeotgalibacillus aurantiacus harbors:
- a CDS encoding nucleotidyltransferase-like protein, with the protein product MEDILRPIYQERASQPNTLGIVIMEKRDKQSPITDTFDTILLIVVKEAEHPVFIKHYTYEDRKAAMHLVTEKQLNEWLLLGSNRKMVEWLLTGKIVFDRNEYIDNLRTELKDFPFYGRKIKMGIEFAKLIRRYMDGKAFFETRHFLDAYNHVVHSLHHLARLAVIENGFHPEVTVWNQVKQIEPEIYKLYEELVNSEESIEKRLELLFLASEFLIHSRTEVGASHLIGIMSEKQEWSFQELQFHQEISYYSVDLAVMIEFLIEKGTLKTKAVETKGKGIYHRYYFIEEQV
- a CDS encoding YgzB family protein, with product MAKAYSNKINKIRSFALALIFFGVLIMYGGIFFRDNPIIMLIFIVLGMLSILFSMVVYFWIGMLSTRAVVVTCPNCEKPTKVLGRVDMCMHCREPLTLDPELEGKDFNEDYNKKKKKTTADKEA